CCTTCTCGCGAGCGAGCAGCCGAACGAACGCTCCTACATGCCCATAGGGCAGCGACGGATGGTGCCTGACCTTCTTGAGCTTCGAGGGCTTAGGAAGCAATTCCTGGAGGTGCCCGCGCCAACGCGCCGGATTCTCACCCTCACGAAATCCTTGCGTCGTTGCCCATGCCAGGACCCGTTCAATCCGCTCCCGCACCCGGCTCGCAGTTTCCGTCTTGGTCTTCCAGATTGGCTCGAGCACCTGCAGAACCAACGGCGTGTTGATCAAGCGAACGTGCATCTTCCCAAAGACGGGGCAAGCATACTCGACGAGAGTCGCCTCCCATTGCTTTTGATGCTTCTCGTTGCGCCATGACTCCTTGTGGCTCTTGATGTACTCGTCCATGCAATCTCTGAAGATCCTGTTGCTAGCCTGGACCGCCTTGGCTTTGGCCAGGGCCTCGGCCCGGTGCATCAGTGGGTCAATACCATCCCTGAGCAGAAGCCTAGCCTTCCGAGCCTGCTCCCGGGCCTCTGCGAGGTTGACCGTGTGCACGGGGCCGATTCCCATGAAGTGCTCACCCGTGCCCCGTGCATATCGAAAGATCCAGCTTTTCACGAGAGCCTTCGTGATCTGCAGGTAGAGTCCGTTGCCGTCGGAATATCTTCCGGGCTTGGACAGACGCGTTACCTTCAGCGCCGTGAGTTTCTCAACGCCAACCATATTCGTTCTCCTTGATGTTCGGTGCGGATAAAAGCCCGTACTCGCACCTTCATGAGAACAGCCAAATGTTCGGCTTCAAGTCCACGCACAGCGGCGGCGATCAGCCACTTCTGCGTCTAGCCGATTGGCACCTCAACGCCCGGATGCAAGTAGGTACTGGCACAGAGGGTGCATGTGGAGGCTGGGGAGCGCCAGCCACAATTGGCCATAACTGCAAGCCCTTACGGCGTTGGCGAAAGAATGAGACGCCATGAGCCAAGAGCCCGCTGCCTTTAACGCACTGTCGATGCGTTGCCTGAAAGAGAGCCAGCGAGATGGGGCATCTGATCTTCAGGCTTGCGATTCAAAACGGTCACATCTGGTCCGAAATGCACAGCCCGCACATGCTCGAGCCGAGGAGGCATAGGTGGGATCAGCTTGCCGAGCCAAGATGTCGCTACGGCGCTGCGCCAGGGCAATCACTTGCCCCTCATCCAGCAAACGCACCCGATGGAACCGCCAGCGTCGAGGCGAGGTGGGGTGCAGAGCAGTGACAAAAGCGAATGGCTCAACCACCTCGCCTGTCTGATGCTCAATAGCGACTTTCTGCGCCGAAAGCTGAATGATGTCACTGGGATAGGCCCGATTGGTTGACCGTGTCTTCAATTCCACGAGTACCAACGATCCGCCCGGCAGCCGGTAGACGCGATCGGCCTTCGCGACGAGTCGGATCGGAGCCCGGATGCGAAAAAGCTTCTCCATATAGACCAGCTCGGCATTGGCCAGCTCTCGCGGCCGTGAGGCTCGCTCGCAAGATGCGTGGCGGCGCGTCCATTGCCGCGCCAGCCACAGCGCGAATACCAGACCGGCAAGGACATACACGGCATACAAAGTCATGACGACCTCCTGTCGCTCAGCGACCTTTCACACCGTGCAACCACGATGCACAGCATGCGGCGCACCCCAGCCACGATCACAGGTGATCGCGCCATGATTCGGCAACCCACTGGGGCCACCCAGTAGTACGCGACAACTAGAATCCTCCCCCAGCGCCGTCGCAAGAGAACCGCATCGCGATATGCGCGAAGCACCTGCGTCTCCCGTGCATCCGGGCCGAACACGAAGGTGGCGACAAAGCACCGGCGATCCGCCGTCGCTACCAGGCCCTCCTCCAAGTACCGCTGGTGGGCCACCTGCCCTCGGGCCATGGCTTGTCGCTGCTCGGGCGTCGCCTGGTCACCATATAGATGTGCAAGCTGCACCCTCTTCTCGCAGAAGCCCATTTCCGCAAGCTCCGTGGGGCTCACCTCATCACGCCGCGCGTATCTTCGTGTTGACATAGCGACCTCACTCTTGCAGGCTGGGCCCGAACACGTCGTTGCTCACGGTCGCGGACTTCGACGCTTCGCTGGCCACGGGCGGAGGCACCTGCCTGGCGTCATCCACGGCAAACACACCGTACTGCGCCAGCAGTCCGTCATAGGCCAGCACACGCAGCCGGTTCACGCGCTTGGCCCCTTGCGGAAAGCGCACCAGCTCGTCGTACAGGCGCGGGTTGTCAGCACGCGCCAGTTCGAACACCAGCCGGATCGGCCTCGGCTCATTCTGAGAACATGGGTTCATACAGCCTCCCCTGCCGCACGATCCCGGCCTGAGGCCATGGTGCTGGCGGCATAGTTCTGGCCCGCGATCTGGAAACCTCGCACGTTGGCGAACATGGGTTCCTTGACCTCGTGGATCCGGTGCTTCGGAAACGCCGCCTTCACAGCCTTCTTGAACAGGAAGGCGCCACCGCCCACCAGGATGATGTTCTGCAGGCTCTCTGGGGTTTCGATCCACTGGCGCATCGTGGACACCGCCTGCTGGGCCACGCTCTCGGCCAACGGCAAGTGCTTTTTCATGTCGTAGGGCTTCTGGAAGATCACCGGCGCCTTGCCGGTGCGCAGCGCGAGGTCGATGGCGTCGAAGTCACGGTACGGGGTGCCGATGTCCTTGGAGATCTCGGCCGCCAGCAGGCGCAGCACGTCGGACATGCCGCGGTTGATCGAGTGCGATTGCTTCTGCACCAGGCGCATGCCGCGGGTGACCAGCCAGTCGAAGGTGCGCGAGCCGGGGTCGATGACCAGGCTCTGCTCGGTGCCGATGGTCTCGATCTTCTGGTGTTCGGCCGCGTAGTGGACCAGCGCGCCCTGCGGTTGGGCGACCGCCATCGCCTTGGCTACCGTCACAGTTTTGCCGCCACCGACCTGGTGGCTGCCGACCATGGCCTTCTCGAGCGCGGCCTTCTTCAGGGTGAACAGCGCCACCGGCAGCCCGACGATCAGCAGGTCGATGTGGGACAGCTTCATCATGCTGAGCGCGCCGCGCAGCAGCGCCATGTACTCGGGCGACTCGGTGTACTCGTCGTGCAACTGCTTGGCGCGGAAGGTGTCCGCGGCCAGGCCGACGTCGGGCCCGACCTCGTAGAACAGCGGTCCGACTGGGATGCAGACGGTCTTGCGCCGTTCGCTGGTCGGCCACTGCGGCGTCTCGCCGCTGGATGGATAAGCGATGGAGGGGAAGCTGGCGCAACGGATTCCGGCCTCCGCGACGCCGGTGACGAACTTGGTGTTGCCCGATCCGACATCCACCGCCCTGACGATCAATTCCATGATGGTGCTCCAAGGTGAGGAAACATGACGGCCAGCATCGGCAAGGCGGTGCGGCCACGCCACCCGCAATTCGCACGAAATGGCCCAGGTTTCGGGATCAGGTGCCGCCGCCTATTACTGGTGTGAAAGCACAGTGGCATTGCAATGACGCCAGACCCGGACTCAAGCCGCTGCGAACTGCGTGTGTGTCACCACGGTCTCACCGCACTGCCAGTCGTCAACCCCCGTTGCGCGCCCATCAAGCGCCCTTCGTGCAGATGCCCGCCAAGGGCTTGGGACTCCCGTCCGGGACCAGAGGCAGGACTTTCTCCTGTCAAGCCCGCATGCAGCCTTGCTCTGCGTTCGTGCGGGACACTAAATGGCCCCTATCACGCCGTCGCGTGCCCACAAGCGCCACCGGCAAGGCGCTTTCCCATGCCGTCGCATTGCCACGCCGGCATTGACCATCAAGCCCCTTTCGTCATCCACTAGTGGCTCCCGAGGGCCATCCTTGGCCCGCTCCATCGCGGAGCAACAGGCGTCGCAGTCGTTACCTGCCCTTGCAGCCCCGGCCCAGAGCCGGGGTGGCCGTCGCCCCCGAGGCGACCGCTCCGAGGTTTATTTCGTAGAGCATGTGCCTCGACCTTTGCCAGCCCTTGCGGCTGGGCGCTCATGGAAGCGCGTCGAGGCCGTCGATCTCCCGGCCCGGCACCCGATGCCGGTTCCCGATCCCGCCATCACCCGAGCATGCGTGTTTCACGCCGCCAGCGGCTGTGTTTGCCCTCATGGGCTCCCCGCTGGTCTTCGCTCAAACGCCCGACACCGCCCTGGACTTTCGGTCAGGGGTGGACCCATGCGGTCGGATGGCGCTGCGAACTCCAGGATTGATCCACCAGTGCGCGCGAGACCCGATCTCGTCGCCGACGCGGCTGCCTGCCCCCGAGGCGACAGCGCGTCACAACCCTCCGTGGTCGCAGAAATGCGCGGACGGAGCCGGATCACATGTTTTCATTTTTAAGACCGACCGAGCTGGCCCGTGCAAGCGCATGGCTGGCGCAACCCTTGGGTCGGCGGCACGCGGTGTGGTCCCGCGTGCCGCCGTGCTTGCCTGACCGCCCGCTCCAGCGGATGACGGAATCCGTCGCTGGGGTTGGACTTCCCGGATTCCTGAGGGCACACCGTTCGGGCGGCGCGCCACTTCCTTCACCTGGAAAGCACGATGACGACACCCTCAACCCGACAGGCCGATCCGGTCAGCCCAGGGCGGATCCCTGGCATGGATCGACCGCGCCCCCACGCCTGGGCGGGCAAGTCGCCCCAGGAAATCCTTGACCGCCTGCGCCCCGGCCATGCCGATCCGCTGCGCGTGCTGGACACCCTGATCGAACTGTTCAACACGCGGCACACGGCACGCGAGAAGACCGTCTCGCACAAGACCCGTGCAGAACGGGCGCGCTTTCTGCGGCGCTTCTTCCTCGATCTCCAGCGCAAGGCGGGCTTTCACACCATGCCCGACCCACGCAACCTGGGACAGAAGCACCTGCACGCGATGGTGCAGGTCTGGCAACGCGAGCGGCTGGCGCCGGCCACGATCCAGACCTATCTGAGCTTTCTGCGGGGGCTGGCATCATGGCTGGGAAAGCCGGGCTTGGTGCGGCCACCGGCTCGCTATGGCCTGAGCCTGGAGGAATACGAGCGCCACGAACACGCGCTGCGCGACAAGAGCTGGGGCGCGCATGGTGTCGATGTGGAAACAGTCTTCGCCCAGGTCG
This region of Alicycliphilus denitrificans K601 genomic DNA includes:
- a CDS encoding PD-(D/E)XK nuclease family protein → MTLYAVYVLAGLVFALWLARQWTRRHASCERASRPRELANAELVYMEKLFRIRAPIRLVAKADRVYRLPGGSLVLVELKTRSTNRAYPSDIIQLSAQKVAIEHQTGEVVEPFAFVTALHPTSPRRWRFHRVRLLDEGQVIALAQRRSDILARQADPTYASSARACAGCAFRTRCDRFESQA
- a CDS encoding CFI-box-CTERM domain-containing protein, which gives rise to MSTRRYARRDEVSPTELAEMGFCEKRVQLAHLYGDQATPEQRQAMARGQVAHQRYLEEGLVATADRRCFVATFVFGPDARETQVLRAYRDAVLLRRRWGRILVVAYYWVAPVGCRIMARSPVIVAGVRRMLCIVVARCERSLSDRRSS
- a CDS encoding PRTRC system protein D — translated: MELIVRAVDVGSGNTKFVTGVAEAGIRCASFPSIAYPSSGETPQWPTSERRKTVCIPVGPLFYEVGPDVGLAADTFRAKQLHDEYTESPEYMALLRGALSMMKLSHIDLLIVGLPVALFTLKKAALEKAMVGSHQVGGGKTVTVAKAMAVAQPQGALVHYAAEHQKIETIGTEQSLVIDPGSRTFDWLVTRGMRLVQKQSHSINRGMSDVLRLLAAEISKDIGTPYRDFDAIDLALRTGKAPVIFQKPYDMKKHLPLAESVAQQAVSTMRQWIETPESLQNIILVGGGAFLFKKAVKAAFPKHRIHEVKEPMFANVRGFQIAGQNYAASTMASGRDRAAGEAV
- a CDS encoding tyrosine-type recombinase/integrase, which codes for MVGVEKLTALKVTRLSKPGRYSDGNGLYLQITKALVKSWIFRYARGTGEHFMGIGPVHTVNLAEAREQARKARLLLRDGIDPLMHRAEALAKAKAVQASNRIFRDCMDEYIKSHKESWRNEKHQKQWEATLVEYACPVFGKMHVRLINTPLVLQVLEPIWKTKTETASRVRERIERVLAWATTQGFREGENPARWRGHLQELLPKPSKLKKVRHHPSLPYGHVGAFVRLLAREKGIAARALQFTILTACRTGEVIFAKWNEIDLDATVWIIPKERMKAHKEHRVPLVRDALTILERLKGLDPVWVFPGAKQNRPMSNMAMANVLERMQRSDITVHGFRSTFRTWAAERTLYPKEMPEMALAHKVGTEVEEAYRRTDLFERRRALMRDWAEWCSVVQPTQGQVQCGDAEQQTPPPGTPTSVVTPEFPGVSRAAENSPPNRSTSGAIPVHDGDSMSHDEPE